From Rhododendron vialii isolate Sample 1 chromosome 10a, ASM3025357v1, the proteins below share one genomic window:
- the LOC131303753 gene encoding KH domain-containing protein HEN4-like isoform X1 — MAGPRSNYGKRSHSQSDYSDNRGNKRRNHDEDRDHFSIGSEDTVYRYLCPGKKIGSVLGRGGEIVKQLRLDSKSKIRIGETVRGCEERVVTIYSSSDKTNVLDDSESRVCPAQDALFRVHDRVVADDLDAEEDSEATPRVTARLLVPSDQIGCIIGKGGQIVQDIRSDTGAQIRIMKDDHLPLCALNSDELVQISGEAQVVRKALYQIASRLHDNPSRSQHMLVSAAPIIYSSGGSLMGPTAGGPIMGIAPLVGPYGGYKGAGGDWSRSFYSASRDDASSKEFSLRLVCPTANIGGVIGKGGAIINEIRQESRAVIKVDSSTTEGDDCIIFISAEEFYEDTMSPAIEAALRLQPRCSEKVERDSGLISFTTRLLVHTSRIGCLIGKGGSIITEMRRITKANIRVLSKENLPKVAAEDDEMVLISGDLDVAKDALIQVTSRLRANIFDREGAVPAFVPVLPYLPMPTDGSDDLRYDSRDNKRYGRGHSYSDRYGDASDLPAMDSYGSYDGLQSGSSGGGYGAYGGYFSGRTGSSGRLSGHSPVSRRKSYGY; from the exons ATGGCTGGTCCGAGAAGTAACTATGGAAAACGTTCACATTCTCAGTCTGACTACAGTGACAATCGGGGAAATAAACGGAGAAATCATGATGAGGATAGGGACCATTTTTCTATTGGGTCTGAAGATACTGTATATCGGTACTTGTGTCCTGGTAAGAAGATTGGAAGTGTTTtagggaggggaggggagatCGTTAAGCAATTAAGGTTGGACAGTAAATCAAAAATTAGGATTGGTGAGACAGTGAGGGGATGTGAGGAGCGTGTTGTCACTATCTACAGCTCAAGCGACAAGACGAATGTGTTGGATGACAGTGAAAGCCGTGTCTGTCCAGCCCAGGATGCGCTCTTCAGGGTGCATGACAGAGTTGTCGCCGATGACTTAGATGCTGAAGAGGATTCGGAAGCGACCCCTCGAGTTACTGCTCGGCTTCTTGTACCATCTGATCAGATTGGATGCATTATTGGGAAAGGTGGACAGATAGTTCAGGACATACGTAGTGATACTGGTGCCCAAATTCGCATCATGAAAGATGACCACTTGCCCCTCTGTGCATTGAACTCTGATGAACTGGTGCAG ATATCTGGCGAAGCTCAGGTTGTGAGGAAGGCTCTTTATCAAATTGCATCACGGCTTCACGACAATCCGTCTCGGTCTCAGCACATGCTTGTTTCTGCTGCGCCAATTATTTATTCTTCCGGTGGTTCACTTATGGGACCAACTGCTGGCGGTCCGATCATGGGAATAGCTCCACTAGTGGGTCCTTATGGAGGATACAAAGGTGCTGGTGGAGACTGGTCCCGCTCTTTTTACTCGGCTTCAAGGGATGATGCATCTTCAAAGGAATTTTCTCTTCGTTTGGTTTGTCCAACTGCAAATATTGGTGGTGTAATCGGGAAGGGTGGTGCCATAATCAATGAAATTAGACAGGAGTCTAGAGCAGTTATAAAAGTTGATAGTTCAACTACCGAGGGAGATGATTGCATAATATTTATCTCAGCGGAAGAG TTTTATGAAGACACTATGTCTCCGGCTATTGAAGCAGCCCTACGCTTGCAACCTAGGTGCAGCGAGAAAGTAGAAAGAGATTCAGGCCTTATTTCTTTCACTACCCGTTTACTAGTGCATACTTCCCGTATTGGTTGCCTTATTGGGAAAGGTGGATCTATAATTACTGAGATGAGGAGAATCACAAAAGCTAATATCCGTGTCCTCTCCAAGGAAAATCTTCCCAAAGTAGCAGCTGAAGATGATGAGATGGTGCTg ATTTCTGGAGATCTTGATGTTGCCAAGGATGCTCTTATACAAGTAACTTCGCGGCTGAGGGCAAATATTTTTGATAGGGAGGGTGCTGTACCTGCATTTGTGCCAGTTCTTCCTTACCTTCCCATGCCAACAGATGGTTCAGATGACTTGAGATATGATAGTAGAGATAATAAAAGATATGGACGTGGACATTCTTATTCTGATAGATATGGCGACGCAAGTGATTTACCTGCTATGGATAGTTATGGAAGTTATGATGGTTTGCAG AGTGGCAGTAGTGGAGGCGGTTATGGAGCTTATGGTGGCTATTTTTCTGGTCGTACTGGTAGCTCAGG CAGGTTATCTGGGCATAGCCCTGTTTCCCGGCGTAAAAGCTACGGTTACTAA
- the LOC131303753 gene encoding KH domain-containing protein HEN4-like isoform X2, whose amino-acid sequence MAGPRSNYGKRSHSQSDYSDNRGNKRRNHDEDRDHFSIGSEDTVYRYLCPGKKIGSVLGRGGEIVKQLRLDSKSKIRIGETVRGCEERVVTIYSSSDKTNVLDDSESRVCPAQDALFRVHDRVVADDLDAEEDSEATPRVTARLLVPSDQIGCIIGKGGQIVQDIRSDTGAQIRIMKDDHLPLCALNSDELVQISGEAQVVRKALYQIASRLHDNPSRSQHMLVSAAPIIYSSGGSLMGPTAGGPIMGIAPLVGPYGGYKGAGGDWSRSFYSASRDDASSKEFSLRLVCPTANIGGVIGKGGAIINEIRQESRAVIKVDSSTTEGDDCIIFISAEEFYEDTMSPAIEAALRLQPRCSEKVERDSGLISFTTRLLVHTSRIGCLIGKGGSIITEMRRITKANIRVLSKENLPKVAAEDDEMVLISGDLDVAKDALIQVTSRLRANIFDREGAVPAFVPVLPYLPMPTDGSDDLRYDSRDNKRYGRGHSYSDRYGDASDLPAMDSYGSYDGLQSGSSGGGYGAYGGYFSGRTGSSGLSGHSPVSRRKSYGY is encoded by the exons ATGGCTGGTCCGAGAAGTAACTATGGAAAACGTTCACATTCTCAGTCTGACTACAGTGACAATCGGGGAAATAAACGGAGAAATCATGATGAGGATAGGGACCATTTTTCTATTGGGTCTGAAGATACTGTATATCGGTACTTGTGTCCTGGTAAGAAGATTGGAAGTGTTTtagggaggggaggggagatCGTTAAGCAATTAAGGTTGGACAGTAAATCAAAAATTAGGATTGGTGAGACAGTGAGGGGATGTGAGGAGCGTGTTGTCACTATCTACAGCTCAAGCGACAAGACGAATGTGTTGGATGACAGTGAAAGCCGTGTCTGTCCAGCCCAGGATGCGCTCTTCAGGGTGCATGACAGAGTTGTCGCCGATGACTTAGATGCTGAAGAGGATTCGGAAGCGACCCCTCGAGTTACTGCTCGGCTTCTTGTACCATCTGATCAGATTGGATGCATTATTGGGAAAGGTGGACAGATAGTTCAGGACATACGTAGTGATACTGGTGCCCAAATTCGCATCATGAAAGATGACCACTTGCCCCTCTGTGCATTGAACTCTGATGAACTGGTGCAG ATATCTGGCGAAGCTCAGGTTGTGAGGAAGGCTCTTTATCAAATTGCATCACGGCTTCACGACAATCCGTCTCGGTCTCAGCACATGCTTGTTTCTGCTGCGCCAATTATTTATTCTTCCGGTGGTTCACTTATGGGACCAACTGCTGGCGGTCCGATCATGGGAATAGCTCCACTAGTGGGTCCTTATGGAGGATACAAAGGTGCTGGTGGAGACTGGTCCCGCTCTTTTTACTCGGCTTCAAGGGATGATGCATCTTCAAAGGAATTTTCTCTTCGTTTGGTTTGTCCAACTGCAAATATTGGTGGTGTAATCGGGAAGGGTGGTGCCATAATCAATGAAATTAGACAGGAGTCTAGAGCAGTTATAAAAGTTGATAGTTCAACTACCGAGGGAGATGATTGCATAATATTTATCTCAGCGGAAGAG TTTTATGAAGACACTATGTCTCCGGCTATTGAAGCAGCCCTACGCTTGCAACCTAGGTGCAGCGAGAAAGTAGAAAGAGATTCAGGCCTTATTTCTTTCACTACCCGTTTACTAGTGCATACTTCCCGTATTGGTTGCCTTATTGGGAAAGGTGGATCTATAATTACTGAGATGAGGAGAATCACAAAAGCTAATATCCGTGTCCTCTCCAAGGAAAATCTTCCCAAAGTAGCAGCTGAAGATGATGAGATGGTGCTg ATTTCTGGAGATCTTGATGTTGCCAAGGATGCTCTTATACAAGTAACTTCGCGGCTGAGGGCAAATATTTTTGATAGGGAGGGTGCTGTACCTGCATTTGTGCCAGTTCTTCCTTACCTTCCCATGCCAACAGATGGTTCAGATGACTTGAGATATGATAGTAGAGATAATAAAAGATATGGACGTGGACATTCTTATTCTGATAGATATGGCGACGCAAGTGATTTACCTGCTATGGATAGTTATGGAAGTTATGATGGTTTGCAG AGTGGCAGTAGTGGAGGCGGTTATGGAGCTTATGGTGGCTATTTTTCTGGTCGTACTGGTAGCTCAGG GTTATCTGGGCATAGCCCTGTTTCCCGGCGTAAAAGCTACGGTTACTAA
- the LOC131303856 gene encoding pentatricopeptide repeat-containing protein At5g15280, mitochondrial, producing MRARATTTTTATTAFLCNRMLHSLSTLRPLKNLHIKQVPPLLSLFLNNHQFSSTSLQIPTFSPSPQKPNDTNLDSSSINPCGIAKSVLLNCSHLWGKKIETLDNHSLKDLLFKLSNINPGTTRRFLRVSELKPEDVLEILLGSQFECKMFEVEVEKVKSLWGIFKWGSAQGKGFKHLPKSFELIAKMLVRVGLFREIEFLLYTMDSEGIQLDSNEIFSNLIEGYVGAGEVNRAISVYDRLRRQGLVPSRSCYHAILDFLVGKNETHLAFRVYTDMVEMGLGLSGEGNGICENVIKLLCRDGKVQEARNLVRKIFTVGIKPSNLVIDEIASRYCEKKDYDDLLKFLLETDCALDVVVGNKVIFSLCRNFGVERANWFVQELGNVGFGPDEVTFGILIGWSCREGKLRNAFVYLSEVLSRSLKPDVRSYNALIAGVFKEGMWEHAREILHEMHDIGVKPNLETFKALLAGYSGARQFDEVKAVLGEMVQSGLIQPSSVSDSLLTAFMLLGLDPMTVKVRRDNDLGFSKTEFYDNLGNGLYLETDLTEYEKTITAVLEDSFVPDFNSLILKDCGEGNFRTAVLMVEEMVRWGLELSPTSFSVLVKDLCVSNYSIKTIASLADKMPKLTTQLDEDTLNLLVQALSKKGFTNNAMKVFGAMRQMHLTIKPETFTAFITALCRKRNLTGLLTCLEVSKQDKWLPELKDFKALAGYLCQQGLPEEALELFDKMWVAYPHTRSHICHDFLEKLCSTGFTSVAHALAEEVQKQGLSLDRIAHSHLVKGFFKEKMFSKAFIVLDVMLAKNLVPFLDVTGLSITQLCWAGKFEKAVALKEIALGEQPPLSISNSVSCSLMSGFCKSGMVMEAENILRDMVMRRLVPDCETLNTLVQGYCKIDNLRKVGELLSVMIRRNITISISSYSKLVCLLCTRGRVHSALSLKELLLRESNASYRVIYNILIFYLFQTRKSEFVDALLDELQEKGLQLDGFTYNFLVYGYSHCKQLLLSLHYLTTMMSTGHRPSNRAMRTIISSLCGDGEFGKALELSGEMESRGWIVDSTIQNAIVEGLLDEGKIQEAIRFLDRMVEKGLIPHNVIFDKIIKRFCLCGRVDKAVDLLNIMLKKGNIPSSSTYDCLIHDSCTCHKLDGALDFLTEMLDRNLNPSIKTWNVLIHNICQFGQITEVERLLNVMIQMGETPTREIYCSVINRYRYEKNLNKASEIMQTMQQNGYEPDFATHWSLISNLSGNSSEKNSGNEGHPFLSKLLSESGFAQKKDQKAKL from the coding sequence ATGAGAGCAagagccaccaccaccaccactgccaccaccgcGTTCCTCTGCAACCGAATGCTccactctctctccactctccgCCCCCTCAAGAACCTCCACATCAAACAGGTTCCCCCCCTTCTATCTCTTTTCCTCAATAACCACCAATTCTCATCCACTTCTCTTCAAATCCCCACTTTCTCCCCATCACCACAAAAACCAAACGACACAAACTTAGATTCATCTTCAATCAACCCTTGTGGTATTGCAAAATCGGTTCTTTTAAATTGTTCGCATCTTTGGGGAAAAAAGATTGAGACTTTAGATAATCACTCTCTCAAAGACCTTCTTTTTAAGCTTTCTAACATAAACCCAGGAACCACTCGTAGATTCTTACGGGTTTCAGAGTTGAAACCAGAAGATGTACTCGAAATATTACTGGGTTCTCAATTTGAGTGCAAGATGTTTGAAGTTGAAGTTGAAAAGGTTAAGTCTTTGTGGGGAATTTTCAAGTGGGGTAGTGCCCAGGGTAAGGGTTTTAAGCATCTTCCTAAATCGTTCGAGCTTATTGCCAAGATGCTCGTTCGAGTGGGTTTGTTTAGAGAGATTGAATTCTTGCTCTATACAATGGATAGTGAAGGAATTCAGTTGGATAGTAATGAAATTTTCAGTAATCTAATTGAAGGGTATGTAGGAGCAGGTGAAGTAAATAGGGCTATTTCGGTGTATGATCGATTGAGGCGGCAAGGTTTAGTCCCATCAAGGTCGTGTTATCATGCGATTCTTGATTTTCTGGTTGGGAAGAATGAAACCCATTTGGCTTTTCGAGTTTATACTGATATGGTGGAGATGGGGTTGGGATTGAGTGGAGAAGGAAATGGTATTTGTGAAAATGTTATCAAACTACTATGCAGGGATGGAAAAGTTCAGGAAGCCAGAAATCTTGTTAGGAAGATTTTCACGGTTGGAATCAAACCTAGTAATTTGGTGATTGATGAAATTGCTAGCAGATACTGTGAGAAGAAGGATTATGATGATCTGCTGAAGTTCTTGTTGGAAACTGACTGTGCCCTTGATGTTGTTGTTGGAAACAAGGTGATTTTTTCTTTGTGTAGAAACTTTGGTGTAGAAAGAGCAAATTGGTTTGTGCAAGAATTGGGGAATGTAGGTTTTGGTCCTGATGAAGTTACCTTTGGAATTTTAATCGGTTGGAGTTGCCGCGAAGGTAAACTGCGAAATGCCTTTGTTTATCTATCAGAAGTGTTGTCGAGATCCCTCAAGCCAGATGTGCGTTCCTATAATGCTCTTATTGCTGGTGTTTTTAAAGAGGGTATGTGGGAACATGCAAGGGAAATTCTTCATGAAATGCATGATATAGGAGTAAAACCCAATTTGGAAACTTTTAAAGCTCTTTTAGCAGGATATTCCGGAGCTAGACAGTTTGATGAAGTGAAAGCAGTATTGGGTGAGATGGTCCAAAGTGGTTTGATTCAACCCTCTTCTGTATCAGATTCCCTATTGACAGCATTTATGTTGCTGGGGCTTGATCCGATGACAGTTAAAGTGAGAAGGGACAATGACCTGGGGTTTTCCAAAACCGAATTTTATGATAATCTTGGCAACGGACTTTATTTGGAAACAGATCTAACCGAGTATGAGAAAACTATCACAGCAGTTCTTGAAGACTCATTTGTTCCGGACTTTAACTCCCTTATATTGAAGGATTGTGGTGAAGGAAATTTTAGAACTGCAGTCTTGATGGTTGAAGAAATGGTTCGGTGGGGGCTAGAGTTGTCACCGACTTCCTTCTCAGTGCTAGTTAAAGACCTTTGTGTGTCCAATTACAGTATCAAGACAATTGCCAGTCTTGCAGATAAAATGCCGAAGTTGACCACTCAGCTTGATGAAGACACTCTCAATCTACTTGTCCAAGCACTCAGCAAAAAGGGATTCACCAACAATGCAATGAAAGTTTTTGGGGCCATGCGCCAAATGCATTTGACAATCAAGCCTGAAACATTTACTGCTTTTATAACTGCTTTATGCAGGAAAAGAAACTTAACGGGTCTCCTGACTTGCTTGGAAGTTTCAAAGCAGGATAAATGGTTACCTGAGCTGAAGGATTTTAAAGCTCTTGCAGGTTATCTATGCCAGCAAGGATTGCCGGAGGAAGCACTGGAGCTTTTTGATAAAATGTGGGTGGCCTACCCTCATACGAGATCGCATATTTGTCATGACTTCCTTGAAAAACTGTGCAGTACAGGGTTTACAAGTGTTGCACATGCTTTGGCGGAGGAAGTTCAGAAACAGGGCCTTTCCTTGGACCGTATTGCTCATAGCCATCTTGTAAAAGGTTTCTTCAAGgagaaaatgttttcaaaagCCTTCATTGTGCTTGATGTTATGCTAGCAAAGAACTTGGTTCCATTTTTGGATGTCACCGGTCTTTCAATTACTCAGCTGTGTTGGGCTGGTAAATTTGAGAAAGCTGTTGCGTTGAAAGAGATTGCCCTGGGAGAACAACCTCCCTTGTCGATTTCAAATTCTGTCTCCTGTTCTTTGATGAGTGGGTTTTGTAAGTCAGGGATGGTTATGGAAGCAGAAAATATCCTTCGGGATATGGTAATGAGGAGGCTAGTTCCAGATTGTGAAACTTTGAATACGCTGGTTCAAGGTTATTGTAAAATTGATAACCTGAGAAAAGTTGGGGAGCTGCTTAGTGTCATGATTAGGAGGAATATAACCATTTCAATTTCTAGTTACAGCAAGTTGGTTTGCCTTTTGTGTACGAGGGGCAGAGTCCATTCTGCACTAAGTCTGAAAGAGCTTTTGCTGAGAGAAAGCAACGCTTCGTATCGTGTCATTTACAACATTCTGATTTTCTATCTCTTCCAAACGAGAAAGAGTGAGTTTGTGGATGCACTTCTAGATGAACTCCAGGAGAAGGGGTTGCAACTTGATGGATTCACATATAATTTTCTTGTCTATGGGTATTCTCATTGCAAACAATTGCTGCTTTCATTGCATTATCTGACTACTATGATGTCAACAGGACATAGGCCAAGTAATCGTGCTATGAGAACCATCATAAGCTCCCTCTGTGGTGATGGGGAATTTGGAAAAGCCTTGGAGTTAAGCGGAGAAATGGAATCAAGAGGTTGGATTGTTGATTCTACCATTCAAAATGCCATTGTTGAAGGCCTTCTTGATGAAGGGAAAATTCAGGAGGCAATAAGATTTTTGGATCGGATGGTAGAAAAAGGTCTCATTCCTCACAATGTTATATTCGACAAAATAATTAAGCGGTTTTGTTTGTGTGGAAGAGTAGATAAGGCAGTTGATCTTCTAAACATAATGTTGAAGAAAGGGAATATCCCCAGTTCTTCTACTTATGATTGTTTAATTCATGATTCCTGTACGTGTCATAAATTGGACGGAGCCCTTGATTTTCTAACTGAGATGTTGGATAGAAACCTGAATCCCAGCATCAAAACATGGAATGTGCTTATCCACAATATCTGTCAATTTGGACAAATTACAGAAGTGGAACGACTATTGAATGTAATGATTCAGATGGGGGAAACGCCAACGAGGGAGATTTATTGCTCTGTGATTAATAGATACCGTTATGAGAAAAATCTCAACAAGGCATCGGAGATCATGCAAACAATGCAGCAAAATGGTTATGAGCCGGACTTTGCAACTCACTGGTCTCTCATAAGCAATTTAAGTGGTAATTCCAGTGAAAAGAATAGTGGTAACGAGGGGCATCCTTTCCTTTCAAAGCTTCTTTCTGAAAGTGGATTTGCTCAGAAAAAGGATCAGAAAGCCAAACTGTAG
- the LOC131303867 gene encoding uncharacterized protein LOC131303867: protein MVNQNMIALVIGVMGAAITLSAYSQTLISPTQCVTAGFLVLVFGLVVREGFISI from the coding sequence ATGGTGAATCAGAACATGATTGCTTTGGTGATTGGGGTGATGGGAGCGGCAATAACCTTGTCTGCTTATTCACAAACTCTAATCTCTCCCACTCAGTGTGTTACAGCCGGCTTCCTTGTCCTCGTATTCGGCCTAGTTGTCAGGGAAGGTTTCATCTCTATCTAG